A window of Ovis canadensis isolate MfBH-ARS-UI-01 breed Bighorn chromosome X, ARS-UI_OviCan_v2, whole genome shotgun sequence contains these coding sequences:
- the AWAT2 gene encoding acyl-CoA wax alcohol acyltransferase 2, whose product MVLPSKKDLKISLEVFSVFQWALSVLVIVITVIAVNLYLVVFTPYWPITVLILTWLAFDWKTPERGGRRFTCVRKWCLWKQYCDYFPLKLLKTHDLSPSLNYIVACHPHGIMSHSWFGHFATEMSGFSKTFPGITPYILTVGAFFWVPFLREYVMSVGACSVSQSSMDFLLTRRGTGNMLMVVVGGLAECKYGLPGSTTLFLKSRTGFIRMALRHGVALIPAYSFGETELYKQHIFTPGGFINRFQKWLQSMVHIYPCAFYGRGFTETSPGLLPYAQPVTTIVGKPLPLPKIENPSNKTVAKYHAIYVDALRQLFDQYKTKFGFSEAQELVVT is encoded by the exons TAATCACCGTGATCGCCGTCAACCTCTACCTGGTGGTGTTCACGCCGTACTGGCCCATTACCGTGCTCATCCTCACCTGGCTGGCTTTTGACTGGAAGACCCCTGAGAGAG GTGGCCGCCGGTTTACCTGCGTGAGGAAATGGTGCCTGTGGAAACAGTACTGTGATTACTTCCCACTCAAG CTTCTGAAGACTCATGATCTCTCCCCCAGCCTCAACTATATCGTCGCCTGCCACCCTCATGGGATCATGTCCCATTCATGGTTTGGCCACTTTGCCACAGAGATGTCAGGCTTCTCCAAGACGTTTCCTGGCATCACTCCTTATATCCTCACAGTGGGGGCCTTTTTCTGGGTGCCTTTCCTCAGAGAATATGTCATGTCTGTAG GGGCCTGCTCTGTGAGCCAATCCTCCATGGACTTCCTGCTTACCCGTAGAGGCACAGGCAACatgctgatggtggtggttggTGGCCTGGCTGAGTGCAAATATGGCCTGCCTGGATCTACCACTCTGTTCCTGAAGAGCCGCACTGGCTTCATACGCATGGCCCTTCGGCATGG GGTGGCTCTAATCCCGGCCTACTCCTTTGGGGAGACGGAACTCTACAAACAGCACATTTTCACCCCGGGGGGCTTCATCAATCGCTTCCAGAAGTGGTTGCAGAGCATGGTGCACATCTACCCTTGTGCCTTCTATGGGCGTGGCTTCACTGAGACCTCCCCAGGCCTTCTGCCCTACGCTCAGCCTGTTACCACCATTG TTGGGAAGCCTCTACCACTGCCCAAGATTGAGAACCCAAGCAATAAGACGGTGGCTAAATACCACGCAATCTATGTGGATGCCCTGCGCCAACTGTTTGACCAGTACAAGACCAAGTTTGGCTTCTCAGAGGCCCAAGAGCTGGTGGTAACTTGA